In Vibrio marisflavi CECT 7928, the following are encoded in one genomic region:
- a CDS encoding iron-containing alcohol dehydrogenase has protein sequence MSKFIQWNYPTSMTIGAGCLGTLGDECKAVGISDALVVTDPGMMNLPMVDAVIRLCNQNHIHCQMFSQFASNPTNDDVALGVKEFNLGKFDGVIALGGGSSIDMAKAIAFMSGQSESIWTFEDIGDNWKQAKLSGISPVIAIPTTAGTGSEVGRAAVITCPEQRLKKVIFHPEMLPKKVLLDPELTAGLPQTLTATTGMDALSHSLEAYCSASYHPMADGIALQAMKLVKDYLPKAFNDGNDIDARTHMLVASSMGATAFQKGLGAMHAIAHSLGALYDKHHGLLNAILMPYVLKANQSAIEDKLTVASKHLDLPEQNFESFLAWVYELRALLEIPNTLAEIGIDIKEATLVGEMAERDPSASGNPVAFSSLQYSEIFTKAVEGEL, from the coding sequence ATGTCTAAATTTATTCAATGGAATTATCCCACCTCAATGACTATTGGCGCTGGGTGTTTGGGTACGCTAGGTGATGAGTGCAAAGCAGTAGGGATCTCTGATGCTTTGGTTGTGACAGACCCCGGCATGATGAATTTACCGATGGTAGATGCGGTAATTCGGCTTTGTAACCAAAATCATATACATTGCCAAATGTTCAGTCAGTTTGCATCGAATCCAACCAATGACGATGTCGCTCTTGGCGTAAAAGAGTTTAATTTAGGTAAGTTTGACGGAGTCATTGCATTAGGTGGTGGTTCAAGTATCGACATGGCAAAAGCGATAGCTTTTATGTCCGGTCAAAGCGAATCTATCTGGACTTTTGAAGATATTGGTGACAATTGGAAGCAAGCAAAGCTTTCGGGTATCTCTCCTGTTATCGCTATACCTACAACTGCTGGAACAGGCTCTGAAGTAGGGCGCGCAGCTGTAATAACTTGCCCTGAACAACGGCTAAAAAAGGTAATTTTTCATCCAGAAATGTTACCTAAAAAAGTCCTTTTGGATCCGGAATTAACCGCTGGACTTCCCCAGACTCTAACGGCTACCACCGGAATGGATGCCTTGTCCCATAGCCTAGAAGCGTATTGCAGCGCTTCGTATCACCCAATGGCGGATGGGATAGCGTTGCAAGCTATGAAGTTGGTTAAGGACTATTTGCCTAAAGCATTTAATGATGGAAATGATATAGATGCCAGAACACATATGCTTGTTGCTTCTAGCATGGGCGCGACAGCCTTCCAAAAGGGTTTGGGGGCAATGCATGCCATTGCTCATTCATTAGGCGCTCTTTATGACAAACATCATGGCTTGTTGAATGCGATACTCATGCCCTATGTTTTGAAAGCCAATCAAAGTGCTATTGAAGATAAGTTAACAGTAGCATCAAAACACTTAGATTTACCTGAGCAAAACTTTGAAAGCTTCTTAGCTTGGGTATATGAGCTGAGAGCTTTGCTCGAGATCCCCAATACTCTTGCTGAAATCGGTATAGATATTAAAGAGGCTACGCTAGTTGGAGAAATGGCAGAGCGAGATCCGAGTGCTTCTGGGAATCCGGTTGCGTTTAGCTCGCTTCAATATAGCGAAATCTTTACTAAAGCCGTGGAAGGTGAACTATGA
- a CDS encoding aldehyde dehydrogenase family protein, translated as MALYQKTISPIDGKEYVCRELATESHVRSVLALSQSTQRVWAQTSLEERKRICVKALDWLQSNQEKLGLELCWQIGRPIRYAKNEIAGVVERGEFMIAASEKVLSTISVAEKTGYTRYMEREPIGVVFVVAPWNYPYLTAINSIIPALLAGNSVVLKHSAQTPLCAERLVEAFEHAGLPKGIFQYLHLNHSMAESVVRSGEVNHVAFTGSVKAGRAMEQFAAGQFIGLGLELGGKDPAYVREDANLDSAAETVIEGAFFNTGQSCCAIERVYVHHSLYESFVERATQLVTKYQLGIPTEEETTLGPLVCSEAANFVRVQVNEAVAQGAQYHIDKRLFELDDGNSAYLAPQVLTNVSHSMRVMTEESFGPVVGVMSVSSDEEAVMLMNDSEYGLTSSIFTRDIECGTELGRKVQTGTFFINRCDYLDPALAWTGIKHSGRGHTLSEFGFDAFTRLKSFHIKHPN; from the coding sequence ATGGCTTTATACCAAAAAACAATATCTCCTATTGATGGCAAGGAATACGTCTGTCGAGAATTAGCGACAGAGTCACACGTGCGCTCTGTGTTGGCATTGTCACAATCTACTCAGCGAGTTTGGGCACAAACAAGTTTAGAAGAGCGTAAGCGAATTTGTGTCAAAGCACTTGATTGGTTGCAATCCAATCAAGAAAAGCTTGGATTGGAACTATGTTGGCAGATTGGGCGGCCAATTCGATATGCCAAAAATGAGATAGCAGGGGTTGTAGAGCGAGGCGAGTTTATGATCGCGGCTAGTGAGAAAGTTTTGTCTACGATTTCCGTCGCAGAGAAAACGGGTTACACCCGCTATATGGAAAGAGAGCCGATTGGTGTTGTTTTTGTTGTAGCGCCATGGAATTACCCCTATTTGACCGCTATTAATTCGATCATTCCCGCTTTACTTGCAGGCAATAGCGTTGTTTTAAAGCACTCAGCACAAACACCACTTTGCGCTGAGCGCCTAGTCGAAGCCTTTGAACATGCTGGATTACCTAAAGGTATATTTCAATATTTGCACTTAAATCACTCAATGGCAGAAAGTGTGGTTCGCTCTGGTGAAGTGAATCATGTCGCTTTTACTGGATCAGTAAAAGCTGGACGGGCTATGGAACAATTTGCCGCTGGACAGTTTATTGGGCTGGGGCTGGAGTTAGGAGGCAAAGATCCTGCCTACGTACGTGAAGATGCAAATTTGGATTCTGCGGCCGAGACAGTTATTGAAGGCGCATTTTTTAATACAGGTCAGTCGTGTTGCGCAATTGAACGAGTCTATGTTCATCACTCTCTTTACGAGTCGTTTGTAGAACGAGCCACCCAATTGGTAACGAAATATCAGTTGGGGATACCGACGGAAGAAGAAACAACTTTGGGGCCTTTGGTATGTTCTGAAGCAGCAAATTTTGTGAGAGTACAAGTCAATGAAGCGGTTGCACAGGGAGCTCAGTACCACATCGACAAGCGCCTTTTCGAATTGGACGATGGAAACAGTGCTTACTTGGCACCTCAGGTACTAACCAATGTTAGTCACTCAATGCGGGTGATGACAGAGGAGTCCTTTGGGCCCGTTGTAGGTGTCATGTCGGTATCAAGTGACGAGGAAGCGGTCATGCTGATGAATGATAGCGAATATGGCTTAACGTCTTCTATCTTTACTAGGGACATAGAATGTGGCACTGAGTTGGGGCGAAAAGTTCAAACAGGTACTTTTTTTATCAACCGTTGTGACTATTTAGATCCGGCTCTAGCATGGACAGGCATTAAGCATTCTGGCCGTGGTCACACGTTATCTGAATTTGGCTTTGATGCATTCACTCGTTTGAAATCATTCCATATAAAGCACCCGAATTGA
- a CDS encoding efflux RND transporter permease subunit: protein MKLPEICIKHPVFASVISIAIVLLGAMAIQNLPIQYFPDHRAPNATVTANIEGASAEFMSDNVADKLISAATGLSSIKSMNTDCSEGTCTLQLYFDDNVSEVEYASLMNNLRSKIASITDFPASMIDKPVVTDDSSQHSLPSNIITFVAKGDITKQQMYDYISQQLIPQFRHIQGVGAVWGPYGGSSKAIRVWLEPDKMAALGISATDVVSTLSKYNATFTAGTIKGQARDFSINPVNPVDTVDGVRELVIRDDNGKIVRVGDVANVVMGESSLTPSVLRVNGKLAMSLQTLPLKSANPVVVAARVKAAMAKMNVPDTIQMKMVYDQADFIKASIDEGFVTLLEAIVLVSAVIVLFLGSFRVAAIPLITIPVCVIGVFAIMEMLGFSINVLTILAIILAIGLVVDDAIVVVENCYRHIEQGKKPLQAAIQGSKEIVFPVIAMTLTLAAVFFPIGLMSGLTADLFHQFAFTLAAAVIISGFVALTLSPMMSAHMLKPVTKTPGWFEWVEAKIEKLTDKYVHFLKIAFEKKLSLFGFAVLLILVSVIAVWFMPKVLLPTEDTGFIDVSATPPTGVGRAYNLQNDAQLNSIFKGDPAIEANMAYIQGTPLNQVILKPWGERKQSIEQVINQLMAKAKSTVSAYGVSMSVRSADNLDLPSGLVLELTTTNNNLGSLGKTAQKVVKALEDYPGVSNVKNSMLRDMLRYNLSIDQNAVVMSGVDYADVTSALSTFLGSNQAAYIKMKDGYTYPIKVQVNEKDLGDFNVLNKLYVMSKSGQQLPLSQFVTIKQVTSESHIKTFMGLDASQITADILPGYTASDVEKYVDSHVPELLQKDQSYQFNGVVKDLKDSSKGMQLLFGMALVFIFLILAAQFESFVDPLIILLTVPLCLVGAILTLNLFGQSLNIYSKIGLLTLVGLVTKHGILLVEFANKQQQNHGSTPMEAAIESAKSRLRPILMTSLTMIIGSLPLALAEGPGSVGRINIGLVLVGGLILGTLFSLFLVPLAYVAMANLREQDVMYQLKQLRRIKR, encoded by the coding sequence ATGAAGCTGCCTGAGATTTGCATTAAGCATCCAGTCTTCGCCAGTGTAATTAGTATTGCTATTGTGCTTTTAGGTGCAATGGCAATCCAGAACCTACCGATTCAATATTTCCCAGACCATAGAGCTCCAAATGCAACGGTTACAGCGAATATAGAAGGGGCAAGCGCAGAGTTTATGTCCGATAATGTTGCGGACAAGTTAATCTCAGCCGCAACTGGCCTTAGCTCTATAAAGAGCATGAATACTGACTGTAGTGAAGGCACTTGTACGCTGCAACTTTACTTCGATGACAATGTATCTGAAGTAGAATATGCGAGTTTAATGAATAACCTGCGCAGTAAGATTGCTTCAATTACAGATTTTCCTGCCAGTATGATTGATAAGCCAGTTGTAACTGACGACTCTTCTCAACATTCTCTGCCAAGTAACATTATTACGTTTGTTGCCAAAGGTGATATTACCAAGCAGCAAATGTATGACTACATAAGTCAGCAGCTTATCCCACAGTTTAGGCATATCCAAGGTGTTGGAGCAGTTTGGGGGCCATATGGTGGTAGTAGTAAAGCGATTCGTGTTTGGCTAGAGCCGGACAAGATGGCGGCACTTGGTATCAGTGCTACCGATGTTGTGAGTACATTAAGTAAATACAACGCAACATTTACTGCAGGAACCATCAAGGGCCAAGCTCGTGATTTTTCTATCAACCCAGTAAACCCTGTTGACACTGTAGATGGCGTTCGAGAGCTTGTTATTCGCGATGACAACGGCAAGATCGTACGTGTTGGAGATGTAGCTAATGTAGTGATGGGTGAATCAAGCTTGACGCCTTCAGTATTGAGGGTAAATGGCAAGCTAGCCATGTCTCTTCAGACGTTACCACTAAAAAGTGCTAACCCTGTAGTTGTGGCTGCGCGAGTTAAAGCAGCGATGGCGAAAATGAACGTGCCAGACACCATTCAAATGAAAATGGTGTATGACCAAGCTGACTTTATCAAAGCGTCAATAGACGAAGGGTTTGTTACCCTGCTGGAAGCTATTGTATTGGTTTCTGCAGTGATCGTTTTGTTTTTGGGTTCTTTCCGTGTTGCGGCGATTCCGCTTATTACCATTCCGGTTTGTGTGATAGGTGTTTTTGCTATCATGGAGATGCTTGGCTTTAGTATTAACGTATTAACTATATTGGCGATAATCTTAGCAATAGGGCTGGTGGTTGATGACGCAATTGTAGTAGTCGAAAACTGTTACCGGCATATAGAGCAAGGCAAAAAGCCACTTCAAGCTGCTATACAAGGTAGTAAGGAGATTGTATTCCCCGTTATAGCGATGACCTTGACCCTAGCTGCGGTATTTTTCCCAATTGGATTAATGTCTGGTTTAACAGCAGATCTATTCCATCAGTTTGCATTTACACTTGCCGCTGCGGTGATTATATCTGGCTTTGTAGCGTTGACTCTATCACCGATGATGAGTGCGCATATGCTCAAGCCGGTTACGAAAACTCCGGGTTGGTTTGAGTGGGTTGAAGCGAAGATAGAGAAGCTTACAGACAAGTATGTTCATTTCTTGAAGATTGCCTTTGAGAAAAAACTAAGCCTGTTTGGCTTCGCTGTTCTGCTAATTTTAGTTTCAGTTATAGCAGTATGGTTTATGCCAAAAGTACTCTTACCAACTGAAGATACAGGCTTTATCGATGTGTCTGCAACGCCTCCTACCGGTGTTGGTCGAGCATACAACCTGCAAAATGACGCTCAATTAAACAGCATATTTAAAGGCGACCCAGCGATAGAAGCGAATATGGCTTATATACAAGGAACACCTTTAAACCAAGTGATTTTAAAGCCCTGGGGCGAGAGAAAACAGAGCATTGAACAAGTTATCAATCAATTGATGGCAAAGGCAAAGTCGACTGTATCTGCATATGGTGTCTCCATGTCCGTGCGCTCGGCAGATAACTTAGATTTGCCAAGTGGTTTAGTGCTCGAGCTGACGACAACCAATAATAATCTAGGTTCTCTTGGGAAAACTGCGCAGAAAGTTGTCAAAGCCTTAGAAGACTACCCGGGCGTATCTAATGTGAAGAACTCTATGCTAAGAGATATGCTGCGATATAACTTGTCTATCGATCAAAATGCAGTCGTGATGTCAGGCGTAGATTATGCTGATGTGACAAGCGCGCTTTCCACTTTCTTAGGCTCAAACCAAGCTGCCTATATTAAGATGAAAGACGGTTACACGTACCCAATCAAGGTACAAGTAAATGAAAAAGACCTCGGTGACTTTAACGTACTTAATAAACTGTATGTGATGTCTAAATCTGGTCAGCAGTTGCCGTTGTCTCAGTTTGTTACGATTAAGCAAGTGACTTCTGAATCTCATATAAAGACATTTATGGGACTAGACGCGTCGCAAATTACCGCAGATATACTTCCAGGCTATACGGCGAGTGATGTTGAAAAATATGTCGACAGCCATGTCCCAGAGTTACTGCAGAAAGATCAATCGTACCAATTCAATGGTGTAGTTAAAGACCTGAAAGATTCGTCGAAAGGTATGCAGCTGTTATTTGGTATGGCACTGGTATTTATTTTCTTAATACTAGCAGCACAGTTTGAAAGCTTTGTTGATCCTTTAATCATTCTTTTGACGGTTCCATTGTGTTTAGTTGGAGCTATTTTGACACTAAATCTGTTTGGACAAAGTCTTAACATATATTCAAAGATTGGACTGCTGACATTGGTTGGTCTAGTCACTAAACACGGAATATTGCTAGTAGAGTTTGCTAACAAACAACAACAGAATCATGGTTCAACACCAATGGAAGCTGCTATTGAAAGTGCGAAATCGCGTCTCCGTCCAATCTTGATGACGTCTCTCACTATGATCATTGGCTCTTTGCCTCTAGCGTTGGCTGAAGGGCCGGGATCAGTTGGCCGTATAAATATCGGGTTGGTGTTGGTTGGTGGCTTAATATTAGGGACGCTATTCTCGTTATTCCTCGTCCCTCTTGCCTATGTTGCAATGGCGAACCTTCGAGAACAGGATGTGATGTACCAGCTGAAGCAATTGAGAAGAATAAAGAGATAG
- a CDS encoding class I SAM-dependent methyltransferase, which translates to MNDSKQRFSTRVEDYEKYRPSYPNSLLKKILEHTGSATIPVVADVGSGTGIFTELLLEYGAEVFAVEPNEEMRHAAEVKLIGNSKFVSKNGSAECTGLLDDSVDLVTAAQAFHWFNNQETKAEFARILRENGRLALIWNDRKYGEGCQAAYEDVLKKYATDYSQVNHQNLSEQQLASFFCNNEMDTFSFINTQEFDFEGMLGRLRSCSYCPKESSQDYQAAVAELKTAFEKYSVNGRVQFEYDCKLYIGKIQC; encoded by the coding sequence ATGAACGACTCTAAGCAAAGATTCTCTACCCGCGTTGAAGATTATGAAAAATATAGACCAAGCTATCCAAATTCCCTTCTAAAAAAAATTCTTGAACACACAGGCTCAGCAACAATTCCTGTGGTTGCTGATGTGGGTTCGGGGACAGGGATCTTTACTGAACTTCTGCTAGAGTATGGCGCAGAGGTGTTTGCCGTGGAACCCAACGAAGAAATGCGACATGCTGCTGAAGTAAAACTTATTGGAAACAGTAAGTTTGTCAGTAAAAATGGCTCCGCAGAATGCACTGGCTTGCTAGATGATTCTGTTGATTTAGTCACCGCAGCACAGGCATTCCATTGGTTTAATAACCAAGAAACAAAAGCTGAATTCGCACGAATCCTTAGGGAAAATGGTCGATTAGCACTAATTTGGAACGATAGGAAATACGGTGAAGGGTGCCAAGCCGCCTATGAAGATGTTCTTAAAAAGTACGCCACTGACTATAGCCAAGTGAATCACCAAAATTTGTCTGAGCAACAATTAGCTTCGTTTTTCTGTAATAACGAAATGGATACGTTTTCGTTTATCAATACTCAAGAATTTGATTTTGAGGGCATGCTAGGACGCCTCCGTTCATGTTCGTATTGTCCGAAAGAATCATCACAAGATTATCAAGCCGCGGTTGCAGAGTTAAAGACAGCTTTCGAAAAGTATTCGGTTAATGGTCGTGTCCAATTCGAATATGACTGCAAATTGTATATCGGCAAAATACAATGTTAG
- a CDS encoding YgiW/YdeI family stress tolerance OB fold protein gives MKKLLLLSAIAIASTSAMAAQNNNQGGGFTGPSADTVITTAKAAQSASDDANVQLTGYITQSLGDENYMFKDSSGTIQVDIDHDKWNGVHATPETKVILKGEVDKDWTSRTIDVKQVQLADKTANAKKTATVY, from the coding sequence ATGAAAAAGCTATTACTACTATCTGCAATCGCGATCGCTTCAACATCGGCAATGGCAGCACAAAACAATAATCAAGGAGGAGGTTTCACTGGTCCTTCAGCGGACACTGTTATTACAACAGCTAAAGCAGCACAAAGCGCAAGCGACGATGCTAATGTTCAGCTTACCGGTTATATCACTCAATCACTAGGTGATGAAAACTACATGTTTAAAGATTCATCTGGCACCATTCAGGTTGATATCGACCATGATAAGTGGAATGGTGTTCATGCTACTCCAGAGACAAAGGTTATCTTGAAAGGTGAAGTAGACAAAGATTGGACTTCAAGAACTATCGACGTAAAACAAGTTCAACTCGCAGACAAAACTGCAAATGCTAAAAAAACTGCGACAGTCTATTAA
- a CDS encoding glutamine synthetase family protein — MKATDVQTIEDAIAIVEERGLTHVKVGLFDNDGVLRGKYMSKAKFESSLKNGFSFCDVILGWDVKDQLYDNAKYTGWHTGYPDAQVRILPDTCREVYAEEGMLLFLAEFNGDAESVCPRALLRRVLRKAKEMGFHVSAALEYEFFLFNETPHSVREKGFRNLESFTPDWFGYSVIRNSVHSNLYESMLQMGEMMNFPIEGLHTETGAGVIEAAISVDSALHAADKAALFKTFTKVWAQKNNLLATFMAKWSGDYPGQSGHIHLSIQNDKGDALFFDESKESNMSHLQRQFLAGQQQLMPEFLCLIAPTVNSYTRMVPGFWAPTAATWGVENRTTALRVIPGNSKAQRIEYRLAAADANPYLALSAAIASGLYGVMNKLEPTAPTTGNAYEQTSDQKNKLPSTLWEAAQSLKSSKPALELFGKDFVHHFAASREWEEREFRKHVTDWEMDRYFEII, encoded by the coding sequence ATGAAAGCAACGGATGTACAGACAATTGAAGATGCCATCGCTATAGTCGAAGAAAGAGGGCTTACACACGTTAAAGTTGGTCTTTTTGATAACGATGGAGTCTTGCGTGGTAAATACATGTCCAAGGCAAAGTTTGAATCATCATTGAAAAATGGATTTTCTTTTTGTGATGTCATATTGGGTTGGGATGTTAAGGATCAACTTTATGACAATGCAAAATACACCGGCTGGCATACCGGTTATCCAGATGCACAAGTTCGCATACTCCCTGACACTTGCCGAGAAGTGTATGCAGAAGAGGGAATGTTACTTTTTTTAGCAGAGTTTAACGGAGACGCTGAATCTGTTTGTCCTAGAGCACTGTTACGCAGAGTTCTGAGGAAGGCCAAAGAAATGGGCTTTCATGTATCTGCTGCCTTGGAGTATGAATTCTTCCTTTTCAACGAAACGCCACACTCTGTCAGAGAAAAAGGGTTTCGCAATTTAGAATCCTTTACGCCTGATTGGTTTGGCTATTCCGTTATAAGAAATAGCGTTCACTCCAACCTTTACGAGTCTATGTTGCAGATGGGCGAGATGATGAACTTTCCTATCGAAGGTCTACATACAGAAACCGGTGCAGGAGTTATAGAAGCGGCTATATCTGTAGACAGTGCACTTCATGCTGCCGATAAAGCAGCGCTGTTTAAGACCTTTACTAAAGTTTGGGCACAGAAGAACAATTTGCTGGCGACCTTCATGGCGAAATGGTCTGGAGATTACCCGGGACAAAGCGGACATATACATCTGTCAATTCAAAATGATAAAGGGGATGCTCTGTTTTTCGATGAAAGCAAAGAGAGCAATATGAGCCATCTCCAGCGCCAGTTTTTGGCCGGACAACAACAATTGATGCCGGAGTTCCTGTGTTTAATTGCTCCGACGGTTAACAGCTACACGCGCATGGTTCCGGGCTTTTGGGCGCCAACTGCGGCGACATGGGGGGTTGAGAATAGAACCACAGCGTTGCGCGTGATCCCCGGCAATAGCAAAGCTCAGAGAATCGAATATCGCTTGGCTGCTGCAGATGCTAACCCGTATCTAGCTCTATCCGCTGCAATAGCGTCTGGTCTTTACGGAGTGATGAATAAATTAGAGCCGACGGCGCCCACAACCGGAAATGCTTATGAGCAAACGAGCGATCAGAAAAACAAACTTCCAAGCACCTTGTGGGAGGCTGCACAGAGCCTGAAAAGCTCAAAACCCGCATTGGAACTGTTTGGAAAAGATTTCGTTCATCACTTTGCTGCGAGTCGAGAATGGGAAGAGCGCGAGTTTAGGAAGCATGTTACTGATTGGGAAATGGATAGGTACTTCGAAATCATCTGA
- a CDS encoding LysR family transcriptional regulator, translating into MKELGFDLKTLEVFIVTAQTGNMTMAAKQLGLTQSSVSQTLANLERNLDAQLLDRSVRPAGLTIAGRYVYEQANKLIAKAKSVRQVVLQDKFEKIHSLRVAMVDSLASHLSTPLVKLIKHHSESWTISTELSQLARESLIQRDVDIVISDDPSEQNEYLARFPIVKEPFLVVLPKSYEGKNLTLEQISKELDLIRYADDSFLGRTIEGYISRSALNAPEKVKLDNTQSVLSCVSAGLGWTITTPLCLLQNGIPREELTCLALPELEGLYRELSLYSRQNELDNLPLCMSQNSQQIIRDKFLPKLEKELPWLSEQVQIG; encoded by the coding sequence GTGAAAGAATTAGGATTTGATTTAAAAACGTTAGAGGTATTCATTGTTACTGCCCAAACAGGCAATATGACAATGGCGGCCAAACAGCTTGGTCTTACTCAGTCTTCTGTATCTCAAACTCTTGCAAACCTAGAGAGAAATCTCGATGCTCAGTTGTTAGATAGAAGTGTTCGTCCTGCAGGGCTTACTATTGCAGGGCGTTATGTTTACGAACAAGCAAATAAATTAATAGCGAAAGCGAAAAGTGTTCGGCAGGTAGTACTCCAAGACAAATTCGAGAAGATTCACTCGTTAAGAGTTGCTATGGTGGATTCATTGGCGAGTCATTTGTCGACACCTTTAGTTAAACTCATTAAACATCACTCTGAAAGCTGGACAATTAGCACTGAACTGTCTCAGCTCGCTCGTGAGTCTTTGATTCAAAGAGATGTCGATATTGTTATCTCTGATGACCCTTCCGAGCAAAATGAGTATTTGGCTCGCTTCCCGATTGTCAAAGAGCCATTTTTGGTTGTATTGCCAAAATCATATGAAGGTAAAAACCTAACGCTAGAACAAATAAGTAAAGAGCTGGATTTGATTCGCTATGCTGATGATTCATTTTTAGGTCGTACTATAGAAGGGTATATTTCTCGTAGCGCTCTCAACGCTCCTGAAAAGGTTAAGCTTGACAATACACAGTCGGTACTTTCGTGTGTTAGTGCAGGTTTAGGCTGGACGATTACGACACCGCTGTGTTTGCTTCAGAATGGTATTCCTCGCGAGGAGTTGACGTGCTTAGCTCTTCCTGAGCTAGAAGGCTTGTATAGAGAGCTATCGTTATACAGCCGTCAGAATGAACTGGATAACTTACCGCTGTGTATGAGCCAAAATAGTCAGCAAATTATTCGTGACAAGTTCTTACCTAAACTTGAGAAAGAACTTCCTTGGTTATCAGAGCAAGTTCAAATCGGTTAA
- a CDS encoding glutamine amidotransferase-related protein, whose amino-acid sequence MRIGVFLCGEVAPELFEQHGKYSAMFESLFSDHTDDIRLKFYNALNEEFPSNESDCDGYIISGSKYSVYDSDKWIESLSAFVARLYEKKIRTLGICFGHQLIASTLGGEVIKSEKGWGVGVSAHNIVRRPQWLHTNHKHPNSISLLVSHQDQVISLPEHSDLIASSEFCPNAMFCVRNYFLGIQGHPEFNKSFSRGLMQHRRDSIGEIAYEKGVESLSKSVDKPEITQSIVSFFLDE is encoded by the coding sequence ATGAGAATCGGAGTCTTTCTGTGTGGAGAGGTCGCACCAGAGTTGTTCGAACAACATGGTAAGTATTCTGCGATGTTCGAGTCTCTATTTTCCGACCATACTGACGATATACGTTTAAAGTTCTATAATGCTTTGAATGAAGAGTTCCCTAGTAACGAAAGTGATTGCGACGGTTATATCATCTCCGGTTCTAAATACAGTGTTTACGACTCCGATAAGTGGATAGAGTCGTTAAGTGCATTTGTCGCTCGGTTATACGAAAAAAAGATTAGAACGTTAGGTATTTGTTTTGGCCACCAACTGATAGCATCCACTTTAGGTGGAGAAGTGATCAAATCTGAAAAAGGGTGGGGTGTCGGGGTCTCTGCTCATAATATTGTTCGTCGCCCTCAGTGGCTTCATACGAATCATAAACATCCAAATAGTATTTCTCTGTTAGTCAGTCACCAAGATCAGGTCATATCTCTTCCAGAACATTCAGACTTAATAGCTTCAAGTGAATTTTGTCCCAATGCTATGTTCTGCGTTCGCAATTACTTCCTAGGTATACAAGGACACCCAGAGTTCAATAAATCTTTTTCTAGAGGGCTGATGCAACATCGGCGAGATAGCATTGGTGAAATAGCATACGAAAAAGGAGTTGAATCTCTTTCTAAATCAGTAGATAAGCCAGAAATAACTCAGTCCATCGTTAGCTTTTTTCTGGATGAGTGA
- a CDS encoding class I SAM-dependent methyltransferase, with translation MSIEKLLQEYTEDYCQCLELAYGKGMMSEGGSEAIDVIFEGFDISHQHCLEIGSGLGGTAYYLAREHNAYVTGLEINERMTEQAKRNTPTALSSQLDFVTSREACLPFKSESFDIVYSKGVLTHVEDKQPIFDEAFRVLKPGGLLLINDWLSADVKWGPIMQKFCDVDDLTVFPMTVEGYTELLARSGFNLLKCVSQDEDYTRYNIDIVERLKTEPTQSEFISKFDRKEYESHVEAFSLTAKAIQDGELKVYRFQCRK, from the coding sequence ATGAGCATAGAAAAATTACTACAAGAATATACAGAGGATTACTGTCAGTGCTTAGAACTCGCTTATGGCAAAGGGATGATGTCAGAAGGCGGCTCAGAAGCCATTGATGTAATTTTCGAAGGGTTTGATATATCACACCAACATTGTTTAGAAATTGGTTCAGGGCTGGGTGGAACAGCCTATTACTTGGCTAGGGAGCATAACGCTTATGTTACGGGCCTAGAGATCAATGAAAGAATGACGGAGCAAGCGAAGCGCAATACGCCCACAGCGCTTTCATCTCAGTTAGACTTCGTAACTAGTCGAGAGGCTTGTTTACCATTTAAGTCTGAATCGTTCGATATCGTATACAGCAAAGGTGTTTTGACTCATGTAGAGGACAAGCAGCCGATCTTTGATGAGGCTTTTCGTGTGTTAAAGCCGGGAGGTCTGCTGCTAATTAATGATTGGTTAAGTGCCGATGTTAAATGGGGCCCAATCATGCAGAAATTTTGTGATGTTGATGATTTAACGGTATTTCCTATGACTGTGGAAGGCTACACAGAGTTACTTGCAAGGTCTGGGTTTAACTTATTGAAATGTGTGTCTCAAGACGAAGACTATACCCGATACAATATCGATATTGTAGAAAGGTTGAAAACGGAGCCAACTCAATCAGAGTTTATCAGTAAGTTTGATCGCAAAGAGTACGAGAGTCACGTTGAAGCGTTTTCTTTGACAGCGAAAGCGATTCAAGATGGCGAGCTAAAAGTATATCGTTTTCAGTGTCGCAAGTAG